A window of Candidatus Eisenbacteria bacterium genomic DNA:
CACGTTGGTCGGTGCCCTGCTCCGCGCCCACGTCGATCGGAAGCAGGCCTACGCCGCGGTCGCGGCCCTCGACGACTTCTTCGATCCGCGATCCCTGCGAGGCGGCGATCGCGTGTCGATCCAGCTCGGCGATGACACGTCGGCGGGCCATCACTACATCCGCTCGCTGCACGTGACGACGGCGCGCCATCAGGACCTGACGATCGTCGCCGACCGCGACGGCAACTTTGCACTGCCGCGGTCGTCGCCGGCGCGCAGCGAATGGTCGCTCGCCGTGCACAGCCGCTCCGGCGACGTCGCAGGCGAGTTCCGAGCCGCGCTCGCGGCCGCGGCAGTGCCGGCCGCGGTGATCGACGAGGCGCTCGTCGCATTCGCCTGCGATCCGGACCTGCCGGAGCATCCGATGCCGGGCAGCCGCTTCACCGTCGTCTACGAGGCTCTGGAGGGACTCGGGGGGGACAGCGATGCGGCGCATCTTCGGTACGCGTCGCTGCAGAGCGACGGCACCGAGCACAGGGTCTACCGCTACCCGATGAACGGCAACGACGTCGCCTTCGTCGAGGCGAGCGGACGCGGCGTGATGCCGTTGCGCCTGGAGCAGCCGGTCGGCGACGCTCCCATCACCTCGCCCTGGGGCTGGCGCATCCATCCGGTCCTCGGTCTGTGGAAGTTCCATCGCGGGGTGGACTTCGGTGCGCCTACGGGTGCGCCCGTCCACGCCGCGGCCGACGGCGTCCTCGAGACGATCGGCTGGCGCGGCAACTACGGTCACTACATCCGCTTGCGTCACTCCGAGCACGTCGAGACCG
This region includes:
- a CDS encoding M23 family metallopeptidase — protein: MARACTFSAGLRFSAALLAGVLVVGSMARAARSDSAGVAPDATGGLALTIGRGDTLVGALLRAHVDRKQAYAAVAALDDFFDPRSLRGGDRVSIQLGDDTSAGHHYIRSLHVTTARHQDLTIVADRDGNFALPRSSPARSEWSLAVHSRSGDVAGEFRAALAAAAVPAAVIDEALVAFACDPDLPEHPMPGSRFTVVYEALEGLGGDSDAAHLRYASLQSDGTEHRVYRYPMNGNDVAFVEASGRGVMPLRLEQPVGDAPITSPWGWRIHPVLGLWKFHRGVDFGAPTGAPVHAAADGVLETIGWRGNYGHYIRLRHSEHVETAYAHLSRFANGLGPGSHVRRGQVIAYVGASGLATGSHLYYEVLI